The proteins below come from a single Prolixibacter sp. NT017 genomic window:
- a CDS encoding type II CAAX prenyl endopeptidase Rce1 family protein, with protein MIKEFFRYLKHPSYIRKEPVDGLYFFLLIFLYFLLVIPAAIPAHICVQLEGLSRSEFDDPFWQLFITVVFLAPLFEETLFRMLLRPLKQNLWVFSIIIIGLSVLRLIKGDMILGIIFAVLGVGVIPFFSSPVYRKKLQRFIVRYFPWFFYASVMAFGFIHVTNFHPLSLEVLLLAPFLTLPQLIMGTLLGFVRMKYGIIYSMLFHSTINLIGFMLSGAHL; from the coding sequence ATGATAAAGGAGTTTTTTCGTTACCTAAAACATCCTTCGTATATCAGGAAAGAGCCTGTTGATGGATTGTACTTTTTCCTGCTGATTTTCTTGTATTTTCTACTTGTCATTCCGGCAGCTATTCCTGCGCATATCTGTGTGCAGTTGGAGGGCTTAAGCAGGTCGGAATTCGACGATCCTTTCTGGCAGCTGTTTATCACGGTCGTATTCCTGGCGCCGCTTTTCGAAGAAACCCTTTTTCGGATGTTGCTGCGTCCGCTGAAACAAAACCTTTGGGTTTTTTCCATTATCATCATCGGGCTTTCTGTTTTGCGCTTGATCAAGGGCGACATGATTCTGGGGATCATCTTTGCCGTTTTGGGAGTCGGTGTCATTCCTTTCTTCTCATCGCCGGTTTACCGGAAGAAGCTGCAGCGCTTTATCGTTCGTTATTTTCCCTGGTTCTTCTATGCGAGTGTGATGGCATTCGGATTTATCCATGTCACGAACTTTCATCCCCTGAGTCTGGAAGTGCTGTTGCTGGCACCGTTTCTTACGCTACCGCAGCTCATCATGGGAACCTTGTTGGGGTTTGTCCGGATGAAATACGGCATCATCTATTCTATGCTGTTTCACTCCACCATCAATCTGATTGGGTTTATGCTTTCCGGTGCGCATTTGTAG